GACTAAATAGAGCATGTCATTGCTCAGATCAAACTGATTTATGACaacccacagcactgcttgtTTAAAAGAGTACACAGAtcaagagaagcagcagcagttttcctCTTAAGAACCCCAACTACTTTGAAAACAAGTCTTttcatctgcagaaaaaaaataaaggtccGCTCTCTAAAACTCCTTTGTAGGCTGCGAATTTAACTCATGTATATGAAGTTGTCCAGTTCTCAACTTGTAACACAACTGCCAAAAACCCCAAGGGCTAAACACAGTTAAACGTGTGAGAAGTGTTTGTACTGATATTCAATTCAATAGATAATCAACTTATGAAAATCAGACCAtatttacttcagaaaaaataaaatcaagataCTAATAATTCTGTCGACCAGCAGCTAAAGTCATAATTAGAGCACCAGATAAGCATTTGATCCCCTTGAAAAAGTAAGGTTTATGCTTAAAAAGTTTTGTCACtgataaaaatcacattttgaaataaagttcACGGTATTATTCCAATATAGTAAAAGTCAGCTTGCTTTTTAACCAACATGTTAGATATATCTAATGTATGttatagatatttttaatatcatggcgttatattaaatataaatcatATATAcaaatttatgtattttatataatcacctataatttatatataaaataattcagaacaATAACATCTGACATACTTTTTTAGTCACTTCAGTaacttcactttctttttcttcaagtgTTGGTATTTTCCACTTAAAgtatattaagaaaaaatatgtggTTTCTGTAACAACTAGTAAGAGCTAAATTAAGTTAAGGCAGAAGCACTCTGCAATGCTAAACATGAAAACACAGAGCTAACTCTTGCACTATGGATAAAAAGCCTTCCgcagtttttctttaaactgcTAAACATTTTGGACCAAATTACCAACAGTAAGACAGACTGCACAGAAATTAGGGAAGAAAGCACGTTTGGCTGACAAAAGTTTTCCTTACGTGAGTATTTATGGTATACAATTATTAAAAACAGATAGATAACAAAGTTCCTATAGTATTTATACATTTTCAGTAGGTCAGAAACACGCATTTAGCAGCAGAGAAATTGAATACTTACGttaagttaaatttaaaattaaattgccaAGTTGAAGTTCCTGGAGGGTATTCTCCTTGCTCATTCATAAATGTCAGTCCTAGTTGAATTATTTTTAGCAAGTCGACATTGCAGCGTAAGAGTTGGTACTGATAGTCTGCGTTGCTTCTGAATTCTCCAATAGGCCTTGCAACTACTCCTGGAAATTCTGTGTCCTGCAAGAACAGAATTAAAACTTGAACACATGACAACCATATAGACCTAGCCATATCATAGCTGAAGAGTACTGTGtacaaaattaacttttaaaagatTAAGATCGAGATGTTCAAGCTGTGTTACTTCGACATTAAGACTTCCTTATGCTTTCAAATTTAAAAGGATGAGGAAGTTTACTGACCTCAGTTGAAGTAATGATTTTTGCAGCAATTTGGTAGACAGACATCAAACACCCACTTACCATAGCAACGTAGTTATACTTTCGTATAACTTGACgaattttcttcatctcttcatCCAAGTTACAAGCCCAAACTTCACAGATTCTTTGGCTATGGTCTACGGTAGCTGCTGGCATAGTGGGGGGCTTTAGAGACCATACATCAAAAGTTACACTTGACCGAGGATTGGTTTCATAAAGAGGACTtcaactgtttatttttttagccTACgagagaaagaaagcaaagcatgaAAGTGTAAGTTTTTACTCTTGgttaatctgaaaaaaaaaacaaagctaagCACCACAGCCACGCCACAGCCAATCCTTGTAGATTCCACAAAACCAGGACAAGGTAGCCACCGAAACCACAAGAATTTCGGCTCCGCGAGCTCAGATTACCATCAGAAACTAAACCCCTGCAGTTTCGTTAGCGACTGTTTCCTGCGCAAGGGCGGCCAGGCGCACTGGCGACACACACACACCGGAGCCACCCGGCCCCCCGGGCGCTCCTGCCCcgcggctcggggggggggggggggggggggggggggggggggggggggggggggggggggggggggggggggggggggggggggggggggggggggggggggggggggggggggggggggggggggggggggggggggggggggggggggggggggggggggggggggggggggggggggggggggggggggggggggggggggggggggggggggggggggggggggggggggggggggggggggggggggggggggggggggggggggggggggggggggggggggggggggggggggggggggggggggggggggggggggggggggggggggggggggggggggggggggggggggggggggggggggggggggggggggggggggggggggggggggggggggggggggggggggggggggggggggggggggggctttaCGATTTTCTGGTTACTGCATaaacaacaaaactaaaaacacCAGTAAAACACCAGTAAAACCCCTGTGCCCTCTATTCTTCCAATACAAAATAGTGTTTGAGGTAttgcagcagaaatatttcctcGGTCTTACCAACAAAGATATGGGCTACATACACAGCACAAACTTAGGAGACGTGAAATCCAAGCTCTAGAATTCAAACACGGATCAGATGTTGAAAGCTCAAACACTTAACATGCAGAATTTACCTATGAAAGGAGAGCCACTTGACTCCTTCACACAATACAACTCCTGATGTCATGAGCAGTTCTGCAAAGTACTGTGTCTCAATTCCTTCCTCTTCGTGCTTTTTAAACTGGATACCAGATGTCGTCAACAGTTCAATAGAGTCCTGAGCATACATATCTTCTctaaaaacagagaagaaaagtaaatttccAAAATCTACAAGCCTCAATGAAgcaacatttcttcttttttattcattcCACAGACTTTACTAGTATGGAGCAGGAGCAATTTAACTTCATTCCAGGTTAATTACAAAAACAACCAATTTTCAAAGATGTTTTTTACCCTTCATTATCATTTCACCATTCTCAGCACCTCCATTCTTGccatcttcattaaaaaaaaaaaaaaatagttcctgctcctcttccagtTACCTATAACCACTCTTTTCCAAACCTACACATGAAAGTGCATCTATAGAATTTATTTGGTAAAATACCTGTATAAATCACTTGAAGTGTGACAAATTGAATGTAACAGTTGAGGCACTAACACATTACATTACAGAACTATGAGACAGACACTCCAGATCCCAATAATGAATTAGttctataaaaaatatttctcagaattttttttgtgatttaagCTTATGTAAATATGTAGATGT
The sequence above is drawn from the Ficedula albicollis isolate OC2 unplaced genomic scaffold, FicAlb1.5 N02099, whole genome shotgun sequence genome and encodes:
- the LOC101821505 gene encoding CCR4-NOT transcription complex subunit 7-like, giving the protein MPAATVDHSQRICEVWACNLDEEMKKIRQVIRKYNYVAMDTEFPGVVARPIGEFRSNADYQYQLLRCNVDLLKIIQLGLTFMNEQGEYPPGTSTWQFNFKFNLT